One region of Collinsella aerofaciens ATCC 25986 genomic DNA includes:
- a CDS encoding LacI family DNA-binding transcriptional regulator, which translates to MDKKNVSMNDVAVAAGVSLKTVSRVINEPDSVRESTRDKVHSAMEALGFRTNFAARSLKLGRYGCIGVVMFHLSGGAVDMIDGIADAAEERGFALTMIKKCAGEKMTLADAARRMSQLPVDGMIFNLRQMVDDFDTFEAPKDLKTVIITPMEHPTCSTVSDDQEGGARMACEHFLNRGHKNVYFVSGKKESLSSQCRMKGWRAALEARGIEPSEPLQGDWNADSGYAAGLVLADKPDCTAILAANDCMANGVMMALHDKGLSVPDDVSVIGFDDELYKTIPNSILTSVKFRHRELGIRALNEVVAGLEAPSSRSRTLVSGVLVERSSVKDLRA; encoded by the coding sequence ATGGACAAGAAAAATGTCTCAATGAACGATGTGGCAGTTGCTGCGGGCGTTTCTCTCAAGACGGTGTCGCGCGTGATCAACGAGCCCGATAGCGTGCGAGAGTCGACACGCGATAAGGTCCATTCCGCAATGGAGGCGCTCGGGTTTCGAACTAACTTTGCCGCGCGTTCACTCAAGTTGGGCCGTTACGGGTGCATCGGCGTGGTGATGTTCCACTTGTCGGGCGGCGCCGTGGACATGATTGACGGTATCGCCGATGCCGCCGAAGAACGCGGCTTTGCGCTCACGATGATTAAGAAGTGCGCGGGGGAGAAGATGACCCTTGCCGACGCAGCGCGCAGGATGTCGCAGCTGCCTGTTGATGGCATGATCTTCAACCTGCGTCAGATGGTCGATGACTTTGATACGTTTGAGGCACCGAAAGACCTCAAGACGGTGATTATCACGCCGATGGAACATCCTACCTGCTCTACCGTTAGTGACGATCAAGAGGGTGGTGCGCGCATGGCGTGCGAGCACTTCTTAAATCGCGGGCACAAGAACGTGTATTTCGTCTCTGGTAAGAAAGAGTCGCTGTCGAGCCAGTGCCGTATGAAAGGTTGGCGTGCGGCGCTCGAGGCACGTGGCATTGAGCCGTCCGAGCCTCTGCAAGGCGATTGGAATGCGGATAGTGGCTATGCCGCGGGCCTTGTGCTTGCCGATAAACCCGATTGCACGGCGATCCTCGCTGCTAACGACTGCATGGCAAATGGTGTGATGATGGCTCTACATGACAAAGGACTCAGTGTGCCCGACGACGTGTCCGTGATCGGCTTCGACGATGAGCTCTACAAGACGATTCCCAACTCGATTCTGACGTCGGTGAAGTTTCGCCACCGCGAGCTGGGCATCCGTGCGCTTAACGAGGTCGTTGCGGGTTTGGAAGCCCCGAGCTCCAGAAGTCGCACGCTTGTGTCGGGCGTGTTGGTCGAGCGTTCCAGCGTAAAGGACTTGCGGGCGTAG
- a CDS encoding PTS lactose transporter subunit IIBC yields MDAIVKMLEKHQPFFEKISRNIYLQAIKDGFLGCMPIVLTSSIFLLIATLPGVVGITLPQPLTDWCNKLYNFTMGVMGIMVAGTTAKNFTASMNRRMPAGKVLNDGSTMVAAQCSMLLLAVTQFTTKFNGSELSVFDCTSMGTRGLFSAYIAAFITVWVYKFCVSRDLTIKLPKEVPGAIAQNFRDIIPFGGAVIICGIIDVVVRNLMGVPFSELLIKLLSPLFTAAETYPGLILIQAATAFFWFIGVHGPSIVQPGIDPIRLANQAENLQVLLAGGHPAHSLTFNMSLVGEFGGTGATFIVPLLLILFMKSKQLKAVGKASIVPVAFAVNEPLLFGAPMILNPYMLIPFVAAGCVNVSVAKFFIDNVGMNGFSFVVPWATPAPIGIFITTNFQLIALVFVAIIILLDAIIYLPFLKAYDKLLCDQEAERAAELGLESDGAATIAASTSAPAIEQTAAAVEPTAAAADSKPVADQPEPAADASAKKDVDGLKVLVLCAGAGTSAMLANAIKEGAAQTGENIASSAGAYGQHTAIMDQYDVIVLAPQVRSYYNDMKADTDRLGIKLLAPRGKEYIDLTRDPAGAIKWLRENLD; encoded by the coding sequence ATGGACGCCATCGTAAAGATGCTCGAAAAGCATCAGCCGTTCTTTGAGAAGATCTCGAGGAACATCTACCTCCAGGCTATTAAGGACGGATTCCTTGGGTGCATGCCCATCGTCCTCACCTCTTCGATTTTCCTGCTCATTGCCACCCTTCCCGGCGTAGTCGGCATCACGCTGCCCCAGCCGCTCACCGACTGGTGCAACAAGCTGTACAACTTCACCATGGGCGTCATGGGCATCATGGTTGCCGGCACCACTGCCAAGAACTTTACGGCTTCCATGAACCGTCGCATGCCCGCCGGCAAAGTGCTCAACGACGGCTCCACCATGGTGGCCGCCCAGTGCAGTATGCTTTTGCTCGCCGTTACGCAGTTCACCACCAAGTTCAACGGCTCCGAGCTTTCGGTCTTCGACTGCACCAGCATGGGCACGCGCGGTCTGTTCTCGGCCTATATCGCCGCGTTCATCACCGTGTGGGTCTACAAATTCTGCGTCTCGCGCGATTTGACCATTAAGCTGCCCAAGGAGGTCCCGGGCGCCATCGCTCAGAACTTCCGCGACATCATCCCCTTTGGCGGCGCCGTCATTATCTGCGGCATCATCGATGTCGTCGTGCGCAACCTCATGGGCGTTCCGTTCTCCGAGCTGCTCATCAAACTGCTCTCCCCGCTCTTCACTGCAGCAGAGACCTACCCCGGACTCATCCTTATTCAGGCAGCCACCGCGTTCTTCTGGTTCATCGGCGTCCACGGCCCCTCGATCGTCCAGCCGGGCATCGACCCCATCCGTCTTGCCAACCAGGCCGAGAACCTGCAGGTTCTGCTGGCCGGTGGTCACCCCGCCCACTCCCTCACCTTTAACATGTCGCTCGTGGGTGAGTTCGGCGGCACCGGCGCCACGTTCATCGTGCCGCTCCTGCTGATTCTCTTTATGAAGTCCAAGCAGCTCAAAGCCGTCGGTAAGGCCTCGATTGTTCCTGTTGCCTTTGCTGTCAACGAGCCGCTGCTCTTTGGCGCGCCGATGATCCTTAACCCCTACATGCTCATCCCCTTTGTTGCCGCCGGCTGCGTCAACGTGAGTGTTGCCAAGTTCTTTATCGACAATGTGGGCATGAACGGCTTCTCCTTCGTGGTGCCTTGGGCTACCCCTGCCCCCATCGGCATCTTCATCACCACGAACTTCCAGCTTATCGCCCTGGTATTTGTCGCGATCATCATCTTGCTGGACGCCATCATCTACCTGCCGTTCTTGAAGGCATACGATAAGCTGCTCTGCGACCAGGAGGCCGAGCGCGCCGCCGAGCTGGGTCTCGAGTCCGATGGTGCTGCCACCATCGCCGCCAGCACCTCTGCACCCGCCATCGAGCAGACCGCCGCTGCCGTCGAGCCGACCGCCGCTGCCGCCGACAGCAAGCCTGTCGCCGATCAGCCCGAGCCCGCCGCCGACGCATCCGCTAAGAAGGATGTCGACGGCCTGAAGGTCCTCGTCCTGTGCGCCGGCGCCGGCACCTCTGCCATGCTCGCCAACGCCATCAAGGAAGGTGCCGCACAGACCGGAGAGAACATCGCTTCCTCCGCAGGCGCCTATGGTCAGCACACTGCCATCATGGATCAGTACGACGTTATCGTGCTTGCCCCGCAGGTCCGTAGCTACTACAACGACATGAAGGCCGACACCGATCGTCTGGGCATTAAGCTGCTCGCCCCGCGCGGTAAGGAATATATCGACCTTACTCGTGACCCCGCTGGCGCCATCAAGTGGCTCCGCGAGAACCTCGACTAG
- the lacG gene encoding 6-phospho-beta-galactosidase: MTNPMQFPDGFVFGGATAAYQVEGETRTHGKGKVPWDDFLAAQGRFSPDPASDFYNKYPVDIDLCQRFGINGIRVSIAWSRIFPNGTGEINPEGVAFYHELFATCNNAGVIPYVTLDHFDTPEAFYQNGGEGFLTRTTIDAFVEYAKFCFAEFTEVKHWFTFNEIPATAEGSFIVGNWPHGEKYRLDKAFQLMHNMMVAHAKAVVAFHEGGFEGEIGIVQNLEPKYPLDPNNAADCEAARMADVINNRWVLDATFRGHYAADTMEAATKLAHIAGGELDVRDEDIAALTAALPYNDCLGVNTYKCQFLRAAEGENDINHNGTGDKGSSRWFLKGVGEACVREGVPTTDWDWIIYPEGLYDLLLRIKNDYPNYKKIYITENGMGYKDDFEDGFIDDAPRIDYMRQHLAWILKAIDGGVNVDGYFVWSLQDQFSWTNGYNKRYGLFYIDFETQERYPKASAYWYKNVAETGLLMA; the protein is encoded by the coding sequence ATGACCAACCCCATGCAGTTCCCCGACGGCTTTGTGTTTGGCGGCGCCACCGCTGCTTACCAGGTTGAGGGCGAGACCCGTACGCACGGCAAGGGCAAAGTGCCCTGGGACGATTTCCTGGCAGCCCAGGGTCGCTTCTCCCCCGATCCCGCAAGCGATTTCTACAACAAGTACCCGGTCGATATCGACCTGTGCCAGCGCTTCGGCATCAACGGTATCCGCGTCTCCATCGCTTGGAGCCGCATCTTCCCCAACGGCACTGGCGAGATCAACCCCGAAGGTGTCGCCTTCTATCACGAGCTCTTTGCCACCTGCAACAATGCTGGCGTTATCCCCTATGTCACGCTCGATCACTTTGATACGCCCGAGGCCTTTTACCAGAACGGCGGCGAGGGCTTCCTGACGCGCACGACGATCGACGCCTTTGTCGAGTACGCCAAGTTCTGCTTTGCCGAGTTCACCGAGGTCAAGCACTGGTTCACGTTTAACGAGATTCCCGCGACCGCCGAGGGCAGCTTTATCGTCGGCAACTGGCCGCACGGCGAGAAGTATCGCCTGGACAAGGCTTTCCAGCTCATGCACAACATGATGGTGGCCCACGCCAAGGCTGTCGTCGCCTTCCATGAGGGCGGCTTTGAGGGCGAGATCGGCATTGTCCAGAACCTGGAGCCCAAGTATCCCCTCGATCCCAACAACGCCGCCGACTGCGAGGCAGCTCGCATGGCCGACGTCATCAACAACCGCTGGGTACTCGACGCCACTTTCCGCGGCCACTATGCAGCCGACACCATGGAGGCTGCGACCAAGCTGGCCCATATCGCCGGCGGCGAGCTCGACGTCCGCGACGAGGACATCGCCGCGCTGACCGCCGCGCTCCCCTACAACGATTGCCTGGGCGTCAACACCTACAAGTGCCAGTTCCTGCGTGCCGCCGAGGGCGAAAACGACATCAACCACAATGGCACCGGCGACAAGGGCTCCTCGCGCTGGTTCCTCAAGGGCGTGGGCGAGGCATGCGTGCGTGAAGGCGTTCCCACCACCGATTGGGACTGGATTATCTATCCCGAGGGCCTGTACGACCTGCTGCTGCGCATTAAGAACGATTACCCCAACTACAAGAAGATCTACATCACCGAGAACGGCATGGGCTATAAGGACGACTTCGAGGATGGCTTTATCGACGACGCCCCTCGCATCGACTACATGCGTCAGCATCTCGCGTGGATCCTCAAGGCAATCGACGGCGGCGTGAACGTCGACGGTTACTTTGTGTGGTCGCTGCAGGACCAGTTCTCCTGGACCAACGGCTATAACAAGCGCTATGGCCTGTTCTACATCGACTTTGAGACCCAGGAGCGCTATCCCAAGGCGAGCGCGTACTGGTACAAGAACGTCGCAGAGACCGGCCTGCTCATGGCCTAG
- a CDS encoding Fic family protein — protein sequence MRQFDYTTVPAELEATPITNLLLSIREHKGRQLALSQVKPELLSSLMEEAKIQSTRSSNGLEGIVTTQKRLKAIMAYSAKPSSRAEEEIAGYRDVLSLIHEQHDSIPVTPSVILQLHRDLMAHTAISYGGHWKDSDNEIVSIDDQGNRFVRFRPPSALATPGLIKEACQSLNDALSRQVCDPLLISLRFIFDFVSIHPFNDGNGRMSRLLTTLLLEKTGYDVARYISIERLIEDNKALYYNALAASSTGWNENQNTEVPFIRFMLGTTLAAYRQLEQRTLIESSTRPMSKQARIAVLFQQRPGVIKKSDIRSNCPDISEVTVKRTLGQLVSCSAIEKTGAGRSTGYILKDVHALELFLQSTIPDSEAAITKEAPKDKLLERINHAEDESKEGLYEDYDSFSRDIKTKYGV from the coding sequence ATGCGCCAGTTCGATTACACCACAGTCCCAGCGGAACTCGAAGCAACTCCAATCACCAACCTCCTCCTCTCGATACGCGAGCATAAAGGCCGTCAGCTTGCTCTGAGTCAAGTCAAACCCGAGCTTCTATCGTCCCTAATGGAGGAGGCTAAGATCCAAAGCACCCGGTCCTCCAACGGACTTGAAGGAATTGTTACCACCCAAAAAAGACTCAAAGCGATCATGGCGTATTCCGCCAAGCCAAGCTCCCGCGCAGAGGAAGAAATTGCTGGATACCGAGATGTGCTGTCGCTTATTCACGAGCAACACGATTCCATTCCCGTAACGCCATCGGTCATTCTGCAGTTGCATCGTGACCTCATGGCGCACACGGCAATCTCGTATGGAGGCCATTGGAAAGATAGCGATAACGAAATCGTCTCCATTGACGATCAAGGAAATCGATTTGTGCGCTTTAGGCCCCCTTCGGCCCTAGCAACCCCGGGACTTATTAAAGAAGCCTGCCAGTCCCTCAACGATGCTTTATCTCGCCAAGTTTGCGATCCCCTCCTTATATCGCTCCGCTTTATCTTCGATTTTGTTAGCATTCATCCCTTCAACGATGGCAATGGCAGGATGAGCCGGCTCCTTACAACGCTGCTGCTCGAAAAGACTGGATACGACGTTGCGCGTTACATCAGCATCGAACGACTTATTGAAGACAACAAAGCGCTTTACTACAACGCTCTCGCTGCAAGCTCCACTGGATGGAATGAAAATCAAAACACCGAAGTACCCTTTATCCGTTTCATGCTCGGAACAACCCTGGCCGCCTACCGACAGCTCGAGCAGCGTACCTTAATTGAATCAAGCACTCGTCCCATGTCGAAGCAAGCGCGCATCGCCGTTCTATTTCAACAGAGACCCGGCGTCATTAAGAAATCCGACATCCGATCCAACTGCCCCGATATCAGCGAGGTCACCGTTAAACGAACCCTCGGTCAGCTTGTTAGTTGCAGCGCAATCGAAAAAACAGGAGCGGGTCGTTCGACAGGCTACATACTCAAAGACGTCCATGCTCTAGAACTATTCTTGCAATCCACAATACCCGATAGCGAGGCCGCAATAACAAAAGAGGCTCCAAAGGATAAGCTCCTTGAACGTATAAACCACGCCGAGGATGAAAGCAAAGAGGGGCTCTATGAAGACTATGATTCATTCTCAAGGGACATAAAGACGAAATACGGAGTCTAG
- a CDS encoding IS110 family transposase, producing the protein MAPPRMPEAVIGLDVGKLSHWACVATRDGEILLSAPVANREGDLDSLFGRFPDALVVVDQSRNIGALALARAKAAGMSAAYLPGLAAHGAARLFAGDAKTDERDAMVIAKTALGIPDALLPVGDPGPTVAAARALAAQRNFLTCENTRSKNRLRSILLESCPAFEALVDLSDGPQLRLMASLGGAWSVADAGPRRAAALTRGAARGKIEALVRSTASSTRPDAAAIAAEDRAVRLLARRISENSAEIDVITAEISALLEGDDTYRCLLTVPGIGPKTASELAISIDIEDFPSHDRLASYCGLAPRNRQSGTSISSVTASRQGNKRLKNLLIFSCNCLTRTEGRWGDYYARCRERGMPHGKALKALARKRLKVIYAIMRDRVPYAA; encoded by the coding sequence GTGGCACCACCTAGAATGCCGGAAGCCGTCATCGGGCTCGATGTCGGGAAATTGTCCCATTGGGCATGCGTCGCGACCCGGGACGGCGAGATACTGCTGAGCGCCCCCGTCGCGAACAGGGAGGGCGATCTGGACTCGCTGTTCGGCCGCTTCCCCGACGCGCTCGTGGTCGTCGACCAGTCGCGCAACATAGGCGCCCTCGCGCTCGCCCGCGCCAAGGCGGCCGGGATGTCGGCGGCGTACCTGCCGGGACTCGCGGCACACGGGGCCGCCAGGCTCTTCGCCGGCGACGCCAAGACCGACGAGCGGGACGCAATGGTCATCGCGAAGACGGCGCTGGGCATCCCCGACGCACTCCTGCCGGTCGGGGATCCGGGCCCGACGGTCGCGGCGGCGAGGGCGCTGGCCGCCCAGAGAAACTTCCTGACCTGCGAAAACACCAGGAGCAAGAACCGGCTGCGCAGCATCCTGCTGGAATCGTGCCCCGCCTTCGAGGCGTTGGTCGACCTGTCCGACGGTCCCCAGCTGAGGCTCATGGCATCCCTCGGCGGGGCCTGGTCGGTGGCCGACGCCGGGCCCCGCAGGGCGGCGGCGCTCACGCGCGGGGCGGCGCGCGGCAAGATCGAGGCCCTCGTCCGCTCGACGGCCTCCTCGACAAGGCCGGACGCGGCGGCCATCGCCGCCGAGGACCGGGCGGTGAGGCTGCTCGCGCGCAGGATCTCCGAGAACTCGGCGGAGATCGATGTGATCACGGCGGAGATATCCGCCCTCCTCGAGGGCGACGATACCTACCGATGCCTCCTGACGGTGCCGGGGATCGGCCCCAAAACCGCTTCCGAGCTCGCGATCTCCATAGATATCGAAGACTTCCCAAGCCACGACAGGCTCGCGTCGTACTGCGGCCTGGCGCCGCGCAACCGCCAGTCGGGGACCTCGATCTCCTCGGTGACGGCATCGCGCCAAGGCAACAAGAGGCTGAAGAACCTGCTCATATTCTCGTGCAACTGCCTTACCCGGACAGAGGGAAGATGGGGCGATTACTACGCTAGGTGCCGAGAGCGGGGCATGCCGCACGGCAAGGCGCTCAAGGCGCTGGCACGAAAGAGGCTGAAGGTCATCTACGCGATCATGCGGGACAGGGTGCCCTACGCCGCCTAG